A single region of the Pygocentrus nattereri isolate fPygNat1 chromosome 27, fPygNat1.pri, whole genome shotgun sequence genome encodes:
- the si:ch211-215i13.3 gene encoding brain and acute leukemia cytoplasmic protein → MGCGGSRADAIEPRYPESWTRETESTWLTSTEAETPNGGSSSKSHAGCGGESGGASKENSTVAGRGVEPRSSLSFKERRMVNAGTQCGKQPLASSTCTNQQRRSRRGCPEQTNDSKWRTSKDVTVPSKDTSSGSEVASHSAMPNGESSAAHDKDSNAKGFSQVK, encoded by the exons ATGGGTTGCGGTGGAAGCCGAGCAGATGCCATCGAACCGCGCTATCCGGAGAGCTGGACCAGAGAGACCGAGTCGACATGGCTCACCAGCACCGAGGCTGAAACGCCTAAtggcggcagcagcagcaagagCCACGCGGGCTGCGGAGGGGAAAGCGGAGGGGCCTCGAAGGAGAACAGCACGGTGGCAG GCAGAGGCGTAGAGCCTcgatcttctctctctttcaaagagAGGCGGATGGTGAATGCAGGCACACAGTGTGGGAAGCAGCCGCTGGCCTCCAGCACCTGCACAAATCAGCAGAGAAGGTCTCGCCGTGGCTGCCCGGAG caaaCAAATGACTCAAAGTGGAGAACGTCCAAGGATGTGACTGTTCCCTCAAAGGATACTTCATCAGGCAGTGAGGTGGCCTCACACTCAGCGATGCCGAACGGCGAGAGTTCAGCCGCACATGACAAGGACAGCAATGCAAAGGGGTTCAGTCAAGTTAAATGA
- the atp6v1c1b gene encoding V-type proton ATPase subunit C 1-B: MAEFWLISAPGEKTCQQTWDKMNIATTRTANLSTNSKFTIPDLKVGTLDVLVGLSDELAKLDSFVESVVKKLAQYMSDVLEDSRDKVQENLLANGVDLNTYVTRFQWDMAKYPIKQSLKNISEIVSKQVTQIDNDLKARASAYNSIKGNLQNLERKNAGSLLTRSLADIVKKEDFVLDSEYLITMLVVVPKASYPDWQKTYETLSEMVVPRSSNLLFEDQDSGLFSVTLFRKAIDDFKLKSRENKFIVRDFQYNEEEMKADKEELTRLSTDKKKQFGPLVRWLKVNFSEAFIAWIHIKALRVFTESVLRYGLPVNFQAMLLQTNKKNIKKLREVLHELYKHLDGSAAIIDASMDIPGLNLSQQEYYPYVYYKIDCNLLDFK; encoded by the exons ATGGCAGAATTCTGGCTGATATCGGCTCCTGGAGAGAAGACCTGTCAGCAGACATGGGACAAAATGAACATAGCCACTACTCGCACCGCCAACCTGTCCACCAACAGCAAATTCACCATTCCAGATCTCAAG GTGGGAACACTTGATGTCCTTGTGGGTCTGTCAGATGAGCTTGCCAAACTCGACTCCTTTGTTGAAAG TGTGGTGAAGAAGTTAGCTCAGTACATGTCTGACGTTTTGGAGGACAGCCGAGATAAAGTCCAGGAGAATCTTTTGGCCAATGGAG TTGATTTAAACACCTACGTCACAAGGTTCCAGTGGGATATGGCCAAGTATCCAATCAAACAGTCCCTGAAGAACATCTCAGAAATCGTCTCAAAG CAAGTGACTCAGATAGACAATGATTTGAAAGCCAGAGCTTCAGCCTACAACAGCATAAAGGGCAACTTGCAGAACCTGGAGAGAAAGAATGC GGGGAGCCTTTTGACAAGGAGTTTGGCTGACATCGTGAAGAAAGAGGACTTTGTACTTGACTCTGAATACCTTATTACTATGCTTGTAGTTGTTCCAAA AGCAAGTTACCCTGACTGGCAGAAGACATATGAAACCCTCTCTGAAATGGTGGTTCCACGATCTTCCAA TCTGCTGTTTGAAGACCAGGACAGTGGACTGTTCAGCGTCACTCTCTTTAGAAAGGCCATAGATGACTTCAAACTCAAATCCAGGGAAAACAA GTTTATTGTGCGTGACTTCCAGTATAATGAAGAGGAGATGAAGGCAGACAAAGAGGAGTTGACTCGACTCTCTACAGACAAAAAGAAGCAGTTT GGGCCTCTGGTACGGTGGCTGAAAGTGAACTTCAGTGAAGCTTTTATCGCATGGATCCACATCAAGGCTCTCAGAGTTTTTACAGAGTCTGTCTTGAG GTATGGATTACCAGTCAACTTCCAAGCTATGCTTTTGCAGACCAATAAGAAGAACATAAAGAAGCTGCGGGAGGTCCTGCATGAGCTCTATAAACATCTGGACGGCAGTGCTGCTATTATTGAT GCCTCCATGGATATCCCTGGTCTGAACCTGAGCCAGCAGGAATATTACCCCTACGTTTATTACAAGATTGACTGCAACCTTCTTGATTTTAAATAG